The Metabacillus litoralis genome contains a region encoding:
- a CDS encoding response regulator transcription factor — protein MVNVLVVDDHIAVTEGTKAILETCNDIFVDTLSPPFSIDLIKDKDYAKYDVILMDINLGLDQNGIEVSKLILKDQPNCKIIIYTGYDIEDYFLEAVKNGIYGAINKNTTKQSIVTYIHHVLNGEIVMSLELCKRSLKTSAKPPREKVGYTERERKILELLGEGLTNQEIADRIYVSKRTVEYSITEIFNKLNVSSRAEAVLIAKSEGLL, from the coding sequence ATGGTTAATGTATTAGTTGTCGATGATCATATCGCAGTAACTGAAGGAACAAAGGCTATTTTAGAAACGTGTAATGATATCTTTGTTGATACTTTGTCGCCCCCTTTTTCTATTGATTTGATTAAGGACAAAGATTATGCAAAATACGATGTTATTTTAATGGATATTAATTTAGGTTTGGATCAAAACGGAATTGAAGTGTCTAAACTTATTCTGAAGGACCAGCCTAATTGCAAAATCATTATTTATACGGGATATGACATTGAGGATTATTTTTTAGAGGCTGTCAAGAATGGGATTTACGGAGCAATAAACAAAAACACAACAAAACAAAGTATCGTTACTTATATTCATCATGTTCTTAACGGGGAAATTGTGATGTCATTAGAGCTTTGCAAAAGATCTCTAAAGACTTCGGCAAAGCCACCAAGAGAGAAAGTTGGCTACACGGAGCGTGAGCGAAAAATCCTAGAATTATTAGGCGAAGGTCTAACAAACCAGGAGATTGCAGATAGAATTTACGTAAGTAAACGAACCGTTGAGTATTCCATCACTGAGATATTCAATAAACTGAACGTATCATCACGTGCAGAAGCCGTTTTAATCGCAAAATCTGAAGGACTGTTATAA
- a CDS encoding ATP-binding protein produces MNKRQSRVFFTIAVIIFLSIVAYTTVFITMHPYIGARVTNDPDKPTTVVELEPGSIAEESGLKPGDIILSVNGEDPHNYKLVNKYERIEQSDRISVLKQNGEIEEFQFDYTFDLQTVFQIIVPSIVAILVLYACFHIYNTTENGLNRPSFYLIIFLLDLSVAYFSAGGSTRGEVLLRNLNLVTFLSVPVLFLQFIYHYFSNIGKVWFSKWCYKTGYLLIILNVLIEQMIFVEFSYQKSINLLSFFILYVIAFIVMVLGLRRIDYRVQKYLIKVLLISNIIAISPFVIFYVIPYVLFRVYIFPPIILAGFLIIIPTALVYQFLADKIHDIDFVIGRVRYYFLIGLIPGLLSISVVAMTKGNNAILYSIRLFVFFIFIYMLTFYYKEILDSKLNRFSEKKNYQQSIFRYTESLRNANNISQVMDELKKTILDITLVSDIYHVEIGKDSEILSELNPDIFEYEDEIKKCNKSVGQIIEVNRGFIINVGEVDKNFYLLVCTSKINTPILTRDELSYLKTLAYYTHVTLENFLKIENLMSYLENLEHSKEESNPIWLNRVLYKLEEKQRSEVAKDLHDSVLQDLLSFQKNFERASEWYVSGNDVSIDEINKMMNDITKVIKTTRETCYELRPNVLYDLGLKKGLEKLIYQHEENHQMTVNLNINNLREPEDLDVQLNIYRIVQELLNNAAKHSQASHINLILVNIKEVLVIHYEDNGVGTGVDTVFSKESSMGLSGIRERVTLLNGTMKIDTNPGDGFKVIIEI; encoded by the coding sequence GTGAATAAAAGACAGTCAAGAGTGTTCTTCACCATTGCCGTAATCATCTTCTTATCAATTGTTGCGTATACAACAGTTTTTATAACTATGCACCCCTATATCGGGGCAAGGGTTACAAATGATCCAGATAAACCAACTACAGTTGTTGAGTTAGAACCAGGCTCAATAGCGGAAGAATCTGGACTCAAGCCGGGAGATATCATACTTTCAGTCAATGGTGAAGATCCACATAATTATAAACTAGTAAATAAATATGAAAGAATTGAACAATCAGATCGAATAAGCGTCCTAAAACAAAATGGTGAAATAGAAGAATTTCAGTTCGATTATACGTTTGATTTGCAAACGGTATTTCAAATTATCGTTCCATCAATTGTCGCTATTTTAGTGCTTTATGCATGCTTCCATATCTATAATACAACTGAAAATGGATTAAATCGCCCTTCATTCTACCTCATTATTTTTCTACTGGATCTCTCAGTTGCATATTTTAGTGCTGGAGGATCTACTAGAGGAGAAGTACTACTTAGAAATTTAAATCTTGTCACTTTTTTATCTGTTCCAGTATTATTCTTACAATTTATCTACCATTACTTTTCAAATATTGGAAAAGTATGGTTCAGCAAATGGTGCTATAAGACAGGTTATCTACTAATTATTCTAAATGTTTTAATTGAACAAATGATATTTGTGGAATTTTCTTATCAAAAATCTATAAACTTATTGTCATTTTTTATCCTGTATGTAATTGCATTTATTGTAATGGTTTTAGGATTAAGACGTATAGATTACAGGGTACAAAAATATCTAATTAAAGTACTGCTTATTTCAAATATCATTGCTATTTCACCATTTGTTATTTTTTATGTCATTCCATATGTATTGTTTAGGGTATATATTTTTCCTCCGATTATATTGGCTGGATTCCTAATTATTATCCCAACCGCGTTAGTTTATCAATTTTTAGCTGACAAAATTCATGATATTGATTTTGTTATTGGGCGAGTACGCTATTACTTTCTTATAGGATTAATTCCTGGATTGCTTAGTATTTCTGTAGTTGCAATGACAAAAGGTAATAACGCTATATTATATTCAATCAGATTATTTGTATTTTTCATATTTATCTATATGCTAACGTTTTACTATAAGGAAATACTAGACAGCAAATTAAACCGTTTTTCTGAAAAGAAAAATTATCAACAGAGTATTTTTCGCTATACAGAAAGTCTTAGGAATGCAAATAATATTAGTCAGGTAATGGATGAACTTAAGAAAACAATACTAGATATTACACTAGTTAGTGATATCTACCATGTTGAGATTGGTAAAGATTCAGAAATACTAAGTGAGCTTAATCCGGATATTTTTGAATATGAAGATGAAATTAAGAAATGCAATAAGTCGGTTGGGCAAATTATTGAAGTAAATAGAGGATTCATTATCAATGTAGGTGAAGTGGATAAAAACTTTTACTTACTTGTATGTACTTCTAAAATAAACACACCCATTTTAACAAGGGATGAACTCTCGTATCTAAAAACTCTTGCCTATTATACCCATGTAACGCTTGAGAACTTCTTGAAAATAGAAAATCTCATGTCATATCTTGAAAACTTGGAGCATTCAAAGGAAGAATCGAATCCAATTTGGCTAAACCGCGTGCTCTATAAGTTAGAGGAAAAACAAAGATCAGAGGTTGCGAAGGATCTTCATGATTCGGTTTTACAAGATTTGCTTTCTTTTCAAAAGAATTTTGAAAGAGCGAGTGAATGGTATGTAAGCGGTAATGATGTAAGTATTGACGAGATAAATAAAATGATGAATGACATCACGAAGGTTATTAAGACAACTAGAGAAACTTGCTATGAATTAAGACCCAATGTTTTATATGACTTAGGGTTAAAAAAGGGTTTGGAAAAGTTAATTTATCAACATGAAGAAAACCATCAAATGACGGTTAATTTAAATATTAACAACCTTAGGGAACCTGAGGATCTAGATGTTCAATTAAATATCTATCGAATTGTCCAAGAGTTGTTAAACAATGCGGCTAAGCATTCTCAGGCCTCACATATTAACCTTATCCTTGTCAACATTAAAGAGGTATTGGTGATTCACTATGAAGACAATGGTGTTGGAACAGGAGTAGATACAGTTTTCTCCAAAGAAAGCAGCATGGGATTGTCGGGTATTCGTGAAAGAGTTACGTTATTAAATGGAACAATGAAGATTGATACGAACCCTGGTGATGGATTTAAAGTAATCATTGAAATATAA
- a CDS encoding helix-turn-helix domain-containing protein — protein MYETVDIGRVIKDLRKSLNLSQQQLAEGICTQAQISKIENSNEIPSSLILYKISRKLGVDMNYFFEIAETPRLDYVRDVYQMIRYYIRERDYQSVYHIVQKEKGNALFQTIEHQQFFTWHEGICQHYLFKDLQSGIDKLKLALSMTYKDGNTLMKEREIEIANSLAIFYKEKGKYEQSLELYTKLLQSMKFLEEIKDETIYLRIYYGIGKAYTDLGDYQKSLIFCQKGIKKALRMETLYLLGELYFQCGSNYYRMGDVDHGSSFIKKSITIFRLQGKEEMIHAAQRIEASFLEKGAS, from the coding sequence ATGTATGAAACTGTTGATATTGGTCGTGTCATTAAGGACTTAAGAAAATCGTTGAATTTAAGTCAACAGCAGTTAGCTGAGGGAATTTGTACTCAAGCTCAAATTAGTAAGATTGAAAATTCAAATGAAATCCCATCTTCCCTTATTTTATATAAAATATCACGTAAGCTTGGAGTCGATATGAATTATTTTTTTGAAATAGCAGAAACACCACGACTGGACTATGTAAGGGATGTGTATCAAATGATCAGATATTACATCCGTGAACGTGATTATCAGTCTGTTTATCATATTGTTCAAAAAGAAAAAGGAAACGCTTTGTTTCAAACCATTGAGCATCAACAGTTTTTTACTTGGCATGAAGGAATTTGTCAACATTACCTGTTTAAAGATCTTCAGAGTGGAATAGATAAGTTGAAGCTGGCCCTTTCTATGACTTATAAAGATGGAAATACGCTAATGAAGGAAAGAGAAATTGAAATAGCCAACAGCCTGGCGATTTTCTATAAAGAGAAAGGGAAATATGAACAATCACTAGAGCTATATACAAAGCTGCTTCAAAGTATGAAGTTTTTAGAAGAGATAAAGGATGAAACCATATATCTACGCATCTACTATGGGATTGGAAAGGCTTATACTGATTTGGGAGATTACCAAAAGTCTTTAATTTTTTGTCAAAAAGGAATAAAAAAAGCATTAAGAATGGAAACATTGTATTTGTTAGGAGAGCTTTATTTCCAATGTGGCTCGAATTATTATCGTATGGGTGACGTTGATCATGGCTCCAGTTTTATCAAAAAGTCCATTACGATCTTCAGATTGCAAGGAAAAGAAGAAATGATTCATGCAGCTCAAAGGATTGAGGCTAGCTTCTTGGAAAAAGGCGCCTCCTAA
- a CDS encoding M4 family metallopeptidase yields MSKKLATIVLGTSLAFSTILPASTSFAQTSSEKLMEQMNLEQKLIEKDKDAPLFLSGKLSKDKIKNDKDVKEFLKANKELFKIDSHKELTLLEKETDELGMTHYKFAQAIHGVPIDGAVFVVHTNENDEVIATAGQLYSDAADKLAKTQTKASITAEKAVDLAWEKIGLTEKETNSGHDHQDELSSSENTQVKKDLVIYHHEGTYTLTYKIQLQFIEPYGANWRIFVNAKDGSVVDAYNAVNDAATTGTGYGVLGDSKTLNTYSSGGTYYLYDVTKPMNGVIETFTAQNRSTYPGARSVDSNNAWTSSTQRADVDAHFYAGKVYDYFLNTHGRNSFDNKGATIRSTVHYGSNYNNAFWNGSQMVYGDGDGSVFAPLSGALDVVAHELTHAVTDRSASLEYRNQSGALNESFSDVFGYFLDPQDYLMGEDVYTPGQPGDALRSLSNPAQFGQPEHMNQYVNTTSDNGGVHTNSGIPNKAAYYTISSIGKTQAEKIYYRALTVYLTPTSNFSYARAALLQSAADLYGSGSSAYSAVKSAWDRVGVN; encoded by the coding sequence ATGTCAAAAAAACTAGCTACTATTGTTCTTGGTACCTCATTAGCATTCAGCACCATCTTACCCGCATCCACATCATTTGCCCAAACTTCATCTGAAAAGCTCATGGAACAAATGAATTTAGAGCAAAAGCTGATCGAAAAGGACAAGGATGCTCCATTATTCCTCTCTGGAAAACTCTCAAAAGATAAAATAAAAAATGACAAAGATGTGAAGGAATTTTTAAAAGCAAACAAAGAGTTATTTAAGATTGATTCCCATAAAGAACTAACATTACTAGAAAAAGAGACGGACGAGCTTGGCATGACTCACTACAAGTTTGCCCAAGCCATTCATGGCGTGCCAATTGACGGAGCTGTCTTTGTTGTTCATACGAACGAAAACGATGAAGTCATCGCTACAGCTGGACAACTATATTCTGATGCTGCTGATAAGCTAGCAAAAACACAAACAAAGGCTTCCATCACAGCTGAAAAAGCGGTAGATTTAGCCTGGGAAAAAATTGGCTTAACAGAAAAAGAAACGAACAGTGGACATGACCATCAAGACGAGCTTTCTAGCTCAGAAAATACTCAAGTAAAGAAGGATTTAGTGATTTATCATCACGAGGGCACCTACACATTAACCTATAAAATCCAGCTACAATTCATAGAGCCATATGGAGCAAATTGGCGAATTTTTGTTAATGCAAAAGACGGTTCAGTTGTGGATGCTTACAACGCTGTTAACGATGCAGCTACTACCGGAACTGGTTATGGAGTACTAGGTGATTCTAAAACACTCAACACCTATTCCTCAGGTGGCACGTATTATTTATATGATGTAACCAAGCCGATGAATGGTGTGATTGAAACATTCACAGCACAAAATCGTTCAACATATCCTGGCGCACGTTCTGTTGATAGCAATAATGCTTGGACAAGCTCTACGCAACGAGCTGATGTTGATGCTCACTTTTATGCAGGAAAGGTATATGATTACTTCTTAAACACACATGGCCGAAATAGCTTTGACAATAAAGGTGCTACTATTCGTTCAACTGTTCATTATGGCAGTAACTATAACAACGCCTTTTGGAATGGTTCACAAATGGTGTACGGAGATGGCGACGGTAGTGTTTTCGCTCCATTATCAGGTGCACTCGACGTTGTTGCACACGAACTCACACATGCTGTGACAGATCGATCAGCATCTCTTGAATACCGCAACCAATCCGGAGCGTTAAATGAATCGTTCTCAGATGTTTTCGGCTATTTCCTAGATCCACAGGATTATTTAATGGGAGAAGATGTTTATACACCAGGACAACCTGGTGATGCATTGCGAAGTCTCTCAAACCCAGCTCAATTCGGCCAGCCTGAGCACATGAATCAATATGTGAACACCACATCTGACAACGGTGGAGTTCATACGAATAGTGGAATTCCAAATAAAGCTGCTTATTATACAATCAGTAGCATTGGCAAAACACAAGCAGAAAAAATCTACTATCGTGCACTAACTGTTTACCTCACACCAACTAGCAACTTCAGTTACGCACGTGCTGCCTTATTACAATCTGCTGCTGATTTATATGGTAGTGGAAGTAGTGCTTATAGCGCTGTGAAGTCAGCTTGGGATCGTGTAGGGGTTAATTAA